A region of the Streptomyces durocortorensis genome:
TTCGCGCACGAGGCCGCCAACTGTTTCATCGTGGAGATGGACCAGGGCGACTCGCTCACCATCAACGGCCGCAACGTCCTCTGCTTCGACGCCACACTCTCCTACGAGATCAAGACGGTGAAGGGCGCCGGAATGGTCGGCGGCGGCCTCTTCAACAGTGTCTTCACGGGCTACGGCAAGCTCGGCCTGGTGTGTGAGGGCACCCCCATCGTGATCCCCGTGACGGCGGCCCAGCCGGTGTACGTGGACACGGACGCGGTCGTCGGCTGGAGCCAGCAGCTCACGACCAGCCTGCACCGTTCCCAGAGCGTCGGCTCGATGGTGCGCGGCGGCTCCGGCGAGGCCGTCCAGCTGATGCTCCAGGGCGAGGGCTTCGTCATCGTGCGCCCCAGCGAGGCCAGGCCCGAGAAGACCTCCAACTGACCCGTGAGGCTACGCGACGTGGGCCATCGCTACGGCGGCCGCTGGGTCCTGCGCGGGGTCGATCTCACCCTGCCCGCGCGGGCTCTCGTCCGGGTCGAGGGGGCCAACGGCACCGGGAAGTCGACCCTGTTGCGCCTCCTCGCCGGGATCGACACCCCCGCGGAGGGCCGGATCACCGGCCGCCGCGCCCGTACGGCCTACGTCCCCGAGCGCTGCCCCGCCGCGCTGCCCCTGGCCGCCGCCGGGTACCTCGTCCACCTCGGACGTGTCCACGGGCTGCGCACCGCGGAGGCGAAGGAGCGCGCGGGGGAGTGGCTGACCCGGTTCGGGGCGGGTGACCACGCTCGTACCCCGCTCGCCGCGCTGTCCAAGGGCACCAGCCAGAAGACCGCCGTCGCCCAGGCGCTGATGGCCGCACCGGACATGCTGGTCCTGGACGAGGCGTGGACCGGGCTCGACACCGCCGCCCGCGCCGAACTGGACCGCGCCGTCGCTGAACGTGCCGCGGCCGGGGCGACCGTCGTCTTCGTCGACCACGACCCGCGGCGCCTGGCCGGGGCGGCAGCTCACGCTGCGGACGGAGGGCGGCGGGTGCGTCGGTATACGCCCCGGCGGCCCCGCCCGGCGGACCGCGCGTCCTGGCCGAGGCGGCGGGCCCGCCGGGCGCCCCGCTCCCCAGGGGCCTCCCGGGCGACCCGGTTGAGGACCGGGTCCCGGCACGGCCCCCGGCACCGTACGGCTCACCGTTCCCGCCCCGTACTCCGACGCGTTCCTGGCGGCCCTGCTCGCGGCACGCCCGCCCTGGCACATCCGTCAGGTCACCGCCGAAGTCGGCGCAACCGAGCGACCACCGTATGCGGAGGCACGCGGTGAGGAACTCTCCGAGGCATACGAGGAACGATGACCGCACTCCTCCGCTACCACGCCGCCCTGCTCCTCCGCTCGCAACGCTGGCTCGCTCCGCTCCTGCTGTACGCGGCCGTCCTGGCCGTCGGCGTGCAGAGCGGGCAGCCCGTGCTCGACTCCCTCGGTTTCGCCTCGGCCGCCCTGCTGCCCGTCACCGCCTGGGCGGTGCAGCTCTGCGTCACCCAGAGCCGCCCGCCGACCGGGCCGTCGCCTCGGCCGCCGCAGGGCCCCGGCGGGTCCACCTTGCCGCGCTGCTCACGGCGACGGGGTGCGCGGCGGCGCTCGCGGCGGTGACCACGGCAGCCGTCCTGCTCGTCAGCAGCCCGCTCACCAACGACCGCACCGTCGCCGTCTCCCGGCCGTCCACCGCGAT
Encoded here:
- a CDS encoding ATP-binding cassette domain-containing protein translates to MGHRYGGRWVLRGVDLTLPARALVRVEGANGTGKSTLLRLLAGIDTPAEGRITGRRARTAYVPERCPAALPLAAAGYLVHLGRVHGLRTAEAKERAGEWLTRFGAGDHARTPLAALSKGTSQKTAVAQALMAAPDMLVLDEAWTGLDTAARAELDRAVAERAAAGATVVFVDHDPRRLAGAAAHAADGGRRVRRYTPRRPRPADRASWPRRRARRAPRSPGASRATRLRTGSRHGPRHRTAHRSRPVLRRVPGGPARGTPALAHPSGHRRSRRNRATTVCGGTR
- a CDS encoding AIM24 family protein, which translates into the protein MKSDLFSSEHMAQPATAPGMTLQNSKSIKYAVNGEMHARQGAMIAFRGNLQFERKGQGLGGLLKRAVTGEGLALMAVRGQGEAWFAHEAANCFIVEMDQGDSLTINGRNVLCFDATLSYEIKTVKGAGMVGGGLFNSVFTGYGKLGLVCEGTPIVIPVTAAQPVYVDTDAVVGWSQQLTTSLHRSQSVGSMVRGGSGEAVQLMLQGEGFVIVRPSEARPEKTSN